In the Cololabis saira isolate AMF1-May2022 chromosome 7, fColSai1.1, whole genome shotgun sequence genome, one interval contains:
- the zic6 gene encoding zic family member 6, translating into MTSLSRFSGCPLSCVNPGESNTQPSVVLPPLAGEHMGHPTGSSLKLCPSHNLRDYPETRSTAYVDHSVPSFADSGYSSHRLEQSPRGIIIGANLSGAGMPPVTEQLASRANHHGGIGSYRDFAGCRDNRSHAFFTSYQEQAQHASADAPRDLGGQMMLHGLPGDLLTRTHPYGQTINPKGNGQQIVTQFLGLYKPLNMAIQRAGGGEAFFRCSKQTVKHELVCKWSDGQEGAAGKLPCCRAFGTMYELVTHVTVEHVGGPEHSEYVCHWENCARERKPFKAKYKLVNHVRVHTGEKPFPCPFHGCEKVFARSENLKIHKRTHTGEKPFKCEFEGCNRRFANSSDRKKHSHVHSSDKPYMCKVMGCDKCYTHPSSLRKHMKLHCSSSSKAGVAKAGDARPAGDEARSARGPDGAQICSPHPHPHPPTLTQDVRMSPESRDEPTPRARFHHSFDSSLDYSARSQPLLEPLLLQRGGYRSQPSQYPCGQTGHTFAQSSRTFSSTSPFQKSIVNGWYTCHSSVDSFPPKQCNNIPSL; encoded by the exons ATGACAAGCCTTTCGAGGTTTAGTGGCTGCCCTCTCTCTTGCGTCAACCCCGGGGAGAGCAATACTCAGCCCAGCGTGGTGCTGCCACCTTTGGCAGGAGAGCACATGGGACACCCCACTGGCAGTTCCTTAAAACTCTGCCCCTCGCACAATTTGCGAGACTACCCCGAGACGAGGTCCACTGCATATGTTGACCATTCGGTTCCCAGTTTTGCAGACTCTGGATACAGCAGTCACCGGTTAGAGCAGAGCCCCAGGGGCATTATCATTGGAGCCAATCTCTCTGGAGCCGGCATGCCACCCGTTACTGAGCAACTGGCATCAAGAGCTAACCATCATGGCGGGATTGGAAGTTATCGTGACTTTGCTGGCTGCAGAGATAACAGGAGCCATGCCTTTTTCACAAGTTACCAGGAGCAGGCCCAGCACGCCTCCGCCGACGCACCTCGAGACCTGGGCGGCCAGATGATGCTGCACGGGCTGCCCGGCGACCTGCTCACCCGGACTCACCCCTACGGCCAGACTATCAACCCCAAGGGAAACGGACAGCAGATTGTCACGCAGTTCCTGGGTCTGTACAAGCCCCTCAACATGGCCATTCAGCGTGCAGGCGGAGGAGAGGCTTTCTTCAGGTGCTCCAAGCAAACAGTGAAGCACGAGTTGGTGTGCAAGTGGAGTGACGGCCAAGAGGGGGCTGCAGGGAAGCTGCCCTGCTGCAGAGCCTTCGGGACCATGTATGAACTTGTCACCCATGTGACAGTGGAGCACGTCGGAGGACCGGAGCACTCCGAGTACGTGTGTCACTGGGAGAACTGTGCGAGAGAAAGGAAGCCTTTCAAAGCCAAATACAAGCTGGTGAACCACGTCAGAGTCCACACTGGGGAAAAGCCCTTTCCCTGCCCATTTCACGGCTGTGAGAAAGTTTTTGCGAGATCAGAAAATCTAAAGATCCACAAGAGGACTCACACAG GTGAAAAACCTTTTAAATGCGAGTTCGAGGGCTGCAACCGGAGATTCGCGAACAGCAGCGACAGAAAGAAGCATTCTCACGTGCACTCCAGCGACAAACCCTACATGTGCAAGGTCATGGGCTGCGACAAGTGCTACACCCACCCCAGCTCCCTGCGCAAGCACATGAAGCTgcactgcagcagcagcagcaaggccGGCGTCGCCAAAGCCGGGGACGCGCGTCCTGCTGGGGACGAGGCTCGGTCagcccggggcccggacggagCCCAGATCTGCTCCCCTCATCCTCACCCTCACCCGCCCACTTTAACTCAAGATGTCCGCATGTCCCCTGAGAGTCGAGACGAGCCGACCCCCAGGGCGCGCTTCCATCACTCGTTTGACAGCAGTTTGGACTACTCCGCCAGGTCGCAGCCCCTGCTGGAgcctctgctgctgcagagaggCGGCTACAGGTCCCAGCCCTCCCAGTACCCCTGCGGACAGACCGGTCACACTTTTGCCCAGAGCTCGCGgactttctcctccacctctccctTTCAGAAAAGCATCGTCAATGGCTGGTACACATGTCACAGCAGTGTGGACTCTTTCCCACCAAAGCAGTGTAACAACATCCCCTCTCTCTGA